Proteins from a genomic interval of Acidimicrobiia bacterium:
- a CDS encoding PadR family transcriptional regulator: MHTEYVSVREGILSLLAEGPSYGFALKTHFETATGGTWPLNVGQVYTTLDRLERDGLVVMEETDDQKLYRLTDAGHDELEDWWEAVPNDGPPPRDELLIKLLLALPHGKEHALAVLSRQRSALAQILHARRQAAITTGANHSGELGQSPTTFAAALLDDAVLMRTEADLRWLDRCEARIVADLKDLTTTGGPEAGADPGHRADTNPPRPNRLGLMRRNRR, translated from the coding sequence ATGCATACTGAGTATGTGAGCGTGCGTGAAGGGATTCTTTCCCTCTTGGCGGAAGGCCCGAGTTATGGGTTCGCCCTGAAAACACATTTTGAAACCGCTACCGGCGGGACTTGGCCGCTTAACGTCGGCCAGGTTTACACCACCCTCGATCGACTTGAGCGAGACGGTTTAGTGGTGATGGAAGAAACCGATGACCAGAAGCTCTATCGCCTTACCGATGCTGGCCATGATGAGTTGGAAGATTGGTGGGAGGCGGTACCCAATGATGGGCCCCCGCCGCGTGATGAGTTGTTGATCAAGTTGTTGCTGGCGCTTCCCCACGGCAAAGAACATGCGCTGGCGGTGCTGTCTCGACAACGAAGTGCCTTGGCACAAATTCTTCACGCTCGTCGACAGGCCGCCATTACAACTGGGGCTAACCACTCTGGTGAGTTGGGCCAAAGTCCGACCACGTTTGCGGCTGCGTTATTAGACGACGCCGTGTTGATGCGAACCGAGGCTGATTTGCGCTGGCTCGACCGATGTGAGGCCCGGATTGTTGCTGACCTGAAAGATTTAACAACGACCGGTGGCCCCGAAGCCGGGGCAGACCCAGGCCATAGAGCCGATACGAACCCACCCCGACCTAATCGTCTCGGATTGATGCGGAGGAACCGCCGATGA
- a CDS encoding FtsX-like permease family protein: MTSWGVATRLARREVIRRPWRTLIVMMLVIAPVLVLTSFGVMVRTTDRTSAERFASNWGGADFVVRGSMSDYERWRDVSDSDFNSDGSVSTADSQLYTLLEENSTGLEFRNWWFRIRDGQGQRSWAVVTDLPVDDPMVSGVTGDLSGRLPSGTDEVVLSASLAKALHLGVGDRLELTRPQPFSAEVVGTINWNGDLSRRAILVDSARGAEVMAEMLGENIEPNLITLIRWNGPRFDDDTPKIADPDLFNLVSSGPFERPYYHFEEVSVAQETIVWSWMGGALAFTIVGVVIAAAFAVTARRQLLLIGQLMGNGASVGTLRAALFLQGTVIGLVGGVIGVALALGGLHLFQPLVERAVNYRLNGYDVHLFDLLPIVVLATLAATGAALIPARVALRTSVLQALSGRRPVGPYPAKLVARGGIAVAAGLVLLAVATVGAQGLNGGNDSGLWLFVVTGVVGALGVILGTCAVSPAIVGKLEPLASHLRGTARLAARSIARQRTRTGAVVAAVAVVAAGAVAASTTWLTIDARDGQRYDSSLPANQVVVSSSQELPFDDTDAEAWAPSIPVEVPDEVLEEITTVVPDATVLRLEQAWIPGVGNGDHEADQRLWLFKADGDFTQEWNWQAVPVLDAETAKELGLSKEAQEGLARTGYIISPDMFGVGLSAGDSKEAQDVSVSVYDEAGNKRDEFEVTILSHPLPDSTGEYASPSMARRLNLEFRPFQTVFVAPEPIDDDQADALIDLQEGLWGDFSGLSSWISYQVPRWEPPEGLITSAIVAVATLFSLGVVALGLALSAAETKDERDVLVAIGARPRTMGRLAGAKAAVLSASGTLIGVPLGFIPTFVVAKAAMSNGMSFKVVFPWFQVVLLVIVVPLVATVATQVASGISLRLRPVQASNMAFD; encoded by the coding sequence ATGACCTCATGGGGAGTTGCGACCCGACTGGCCCGGCGAGAAGTTATTCGTCGACCTTGGCGAACTTTGATCGTCATGATGCTGGTTATTGCGCCAGTGCTGGTGCTAACCAGCTTTGGTGTGATGGTTCGCACCACCGATCGCACATCGGCGGAGCGCTTTGCAAGCAATTGGGGTGGCGCCGATTTCGTGGTGCGAGGTTCCATGAGCGACTACGAACGTTGGCGTGATGTGTCCGATTCCGATTTCAACTCCGACGGTTCGGTCTCCACTGCTGATTCGCAGCTTTATACGCTCTTGGAGGAGAACTCCACTGGCTTAGAGTTTCGAAATTGGTGGTTTCGGATTCGAGACGGACAAGGGCAGCGGTCCTGGGCCGTGGTCACTGATTTGCCAGTGGATGACCCGATGGTGTCGGGGGTGACAGGGGATCTAAGTGGCCGTTTGCCAAGTGGCACCGATGAAGTTGTATTGTCGGCATCATTGGCCAAGGCTTTGCATCTTGGTGTGGGTGATCGGCTTGAGTTGACACGACCCCAGCCTTTTTCCGCAGAAGTAGTTGGCACCATTAATTGGAATGGTGATCTGTCTCGGCGTGCCATTCTGGTTGACTCGGCCCGTGGCGCTGAGGTTATGGCCGAAATGCTCGGGGAGAATATCGAGCCCAATCTCATCACCCTTATCCGCTGGAACGGACCCAGATTCGATGACGATACCCCAAAAATTGCGGATCCTGACCTGTTTAATTTGGTGAGTAGCGGGCCGTTTGAACGACCTTATTACCATTTTGAAGAAGTTTCGGTGGCCCAAGAGACCATTGTGTGGTCATGGATGGGCGGTGCTCTTGCTTTCACCATCGTGGGGGTGGTGATCGCCGCAGCCTTTGCGGTAACAGCACGGCGACAGTTGTTGCTGATTGGGCAGCTGATGGGGAATGGGGCGAGCGTCGGGACTTTGCGAGCTGCGCTGTTCTTACAGGGCACGGTGATTGGTCTTGTTGGGGGCGTGATTGGAGTGGCGCTGGCCTTAGGTGGCCTGCATCTTTTCCAACCCTTGGTGGAACGGGCCGTCAACTATCGCCTTAACGGTTACGATGTTCACCTGTTCGATCTGCTACCGATAGTTGTTTTGGCCACATTGGCCGCCACCGGTGCTGCTTTGATTCCAGCTCGTGTGGCCTTGCGTACCTCGGTTCTACAAGCGTTGTCCGGTCGTCGTCCGGTAGGTCCTTACCCGGCGAAGTTGGTGGCACGGGGTGGTATTGCGGTAGCCGCGGGTTTGGTGCTTTTAGCCGTGGCAACGGTTGGGGCGCAGGGCTTAAATGGCGGCAATGATTCGGGCCTTTGGCTGTTTGTTGTCACTGGCGTAGTTGGTGCTTTGGGTGTGATCTTGGGGACATGTGCGGTGTCGCCCGCCATCGTTGGCAAGTTGGAACCATTGGCATCGCATCTACGGGGTACCGCCCGGTTAGCGGCTCGTAGCATTGCTCGTCAACGAACACGTACTGGTGCTGTCGTGGCAGCGGTTGCAGTGGTAGCGGCGGGTGCGGTGGCGGCCTCGACAACCTGGCTAACCATCGACGCCCGTGATGGGCAGCGCTATGACTCGTCATTGCCAGCCAACCAGGTTGTGGTTTCTAGTTCGCAAGAGCTGCCCTTTGACGACACCGATGCTGAGGCGTGGGCCCCATCAATACCAGTCGAAGTGCCCGATGAAGTGCTTGAAGAGATCACCACCGTGGTACCCGATGCAACCGTGCTACGGCTAGAACAGGCCTGGATTCCAGGTGTTGGCAATGGCGACCATGAGGCTGATCAGCGCCTGTGGCTGTTCAAAGCCGATGGCGATTTCACACAAGAATGGAATTGGCAGGCGGTGCCAGTGTTAGATGCCGAAACTGCCAAAGAGCTGGGTCTTTCAAAAGAAGCTCAAGAAGGCCTAGCTCGCACTGGTTACATAATCTCACCCGACATGTTCGGAGTGGGCCTTAGTGCTGGCGACAGTAAGGAAGCCCAAGATGTTTCCGTATCTGTATACGACGAAGCTGGGAATAAACGAGACGAATTTGAAGTCACGATTTTGTCCCATCCGTTGCCTGATAGCACCGGTGAATATGCCAGCCCCTCAATGGCCAGGCGGCTCAATCTCGAGTTTCGGCCGTTCCAGACAGTCTTTGTGGCACCGGAGCCAATTGACGATGATCAAGCCGATGCCCTTATAGATCTTCAAGAAGGCTTATGGGGAGATTTCAGTGGATTATCAAGCTGGATCTCGTATCAGGTGCCTCGTTGGGAACCGCCAGAAGGACTGATCACCTCGGCCATCGTGGCAGTGGCGACTCTGTTCTCACTGGGAGTGGTGGCCTTGGGTTTGGCCTTATCGGCGGCCGAAACCAAAGACGAGCGTGACGTTTTGGTGGCTATTGGGGCGCGGCCTCGAACGATGGGCCGCTTAGCCGGTGCCAAAGCTGCCGTGTTGTCTGCTTCGGGCACGCTAATTGGGGTGCCGCTCGGCTTCATACCTACTTTCGTGGTCGCTAAGGCGGCCATGAGTAATGGAATGAGTTTCAAGGTGGTATTTCCGTGGTTTCAAGTGGTGCTACTGGTGATCGTTGTGCCGTTAGTGGCCACAGTTGCCACCCAAGTTGCAAGCGGAATCTCATTGCGATTGCGTCCGGTACAAGCTTCAAACATGGCGTTTGACTAG
- a CDS encoding ABC transporter substrate-binding protein, which translates to MKKLPLLATVLTALAALLLAACGTNDNGNSSANNASTSASADEQTTNSTAKNSANNENGDGEFPITVVGSNGQVTIEARPEAIISLSPTGTEMLFAISAGDQVIAVDTYSYYPAEAPVSDLSGFQPNVEAIAAYEPDLVVMSKDPGDVEDALGQIGIPVLVLSSAVELNDTYTQIETLGAATGNIADAAALVAKMQSEINEIVASLPANPPTQTYYHELTDGLYSVSSNTFIGQVYSLLGLKSIGDEAEGVAASGGYPQLSAEFIVNADPDFIFLADALCCDQNLNTVAARPGWDNLAAVTNSRVIELDDDIASRWGPRIVDHLRLVADAVTTALAES; encoded by the coding sequence ATGAAAAAACTCCCGCTGTTAGCAACAGTTCTAACAGCACTGGCGGCCCTGCTACTCGCAGCTTGTGGCACGAACGACAATGGCAATAGCAGCGCCAATAACGCCAGCACTAGCGCCAGCGCCGACGAGCAAACCACCAACAGCACCGCCAAAAACAGCGCTAACAACGAAAACGGCGACGGAGAATTCCCAATCACGGTGGTCGGCAGCAACGGCCAAGTGACCATCGAGGCCCGACCTGAAGCCATCATCTCGCTATCGCCCACCGGTACCGAGATGCTCTTCGCCATTAGTGCGGGCGACCAGGTAATCGCGGTAGATACCTACTCGTACTACCCCGCCGAAGCTCCGGTCAGTGATCTCTCGGGTTTCCAACCCAACGTCGAAGCCATTGCCGCCTATGAACCTGACTTGGTGGTGATGTCAAAAGACCCCGGCGACGTGGAAGACGCCCTAGGCCAAATTGGTATTCCGGTCTTGGTGCTTTCCTCAGCGGTAGAGCTAAATGACACCTATACCCAAATCGAAACCTTGGGTGCCGCCACTGGCAACATCGCAGACGCCGCCGCACTGGTGGCCAAGATGCAAAGCGAAATCAACGAAATTGTGGCGTCGCTGCCAGCCAATCCACCAACACAAACCTATTACCACGAACTCACCGACGGCCTTTATTCGGTTAGCTCGAACACCTTTATTGGCCAGGTTTACTCGCTGCTTGGCCTGAAAAGCATTGGCGATGAAGCCGAAGGCGTGGCCGCGTCGGGTGGATATCCGCAGCTTTCCGCTGAATTCATAGTGAACGCCGACCCCGATTTCATCTTCCTGGCCGACGCCTTGTGCTGCGATCAAAACCTCAACACCGTTGCGGCCCGACCAGGTTGGGACAACCTTGCTGCGGTCACCAACAGCCGTGTTATTGAACTAGATGATGACATCGCTTCGCGTTGGGGTCCTCGCATTGTTGACCATCTCCGCCTCGTGGCCGACGCCGTCACCACAGCGCTGGCTGAATCGTAG
- a CDS encoding ABC transporter ATP-binding protein, with protein sequence MNSNAVVSFEAVTKVFGSGSTEIRALNNVTFNVFPGELVAVMGPSGCGKSTLLHVAGGLERPTSGQVVTAGRNLGDISAQELASLRRNDVGYVFQRLNLIPSLTAMENVMLPLELDGLGSRQARHQAAEALERVRLGDGLSRYPDDFSGGQQQRIAIARAITGTRKVLLADEPTGSLDTLAADAVINLLASLAKDRGTAILLVTHEPRFTAWADRVIYLRDGQVVDESIMSSSAIAEGTVLP encoded by the coding sequence ATGAATTCAAATGCTGTGGTCTCATTTGAGGCCGTCACCAAAGTTTTTGGCAGCGGGAGCACCGAGATTCGGGCTCTTAACAACGTTACCTTCAACGTATTTCCCGGTGAGCTGGTGGCCGTAATGGGACCGTCGGGCTGTGGAAAATCTACCTTGTTGCATGTGGCGGGCGGACTTGAGCGACCCACTTCAGGCCAAGTTGTCACCGCCGGGCGCAATCTGGGTGACATCTCGGCCCAAGAGCTGGCGAGTCTACGTAGAAACGACGTGGGTTACGTGTTTCAGCGGCTAAATCTCATTCCAAGTTTGACCGCAATGGAGAACGTGATGCTACCCCTCGAGCTCGATGGTTTGGGTAGTCGCCAAGCCCGCCACCAAGCGGCTGAAGCCCTGGAGCGGGTGCGATTGGGCGATGGCCTAAGCAGGTATCCCGATGACTTTTCAGGCGGTCAGCAACAACGTATTGCTATCGCTCGAGCTATTACGGGTACTCGCAAAGTGCTCTTGGCAGACGAGCCGACCGGTTCCCTTGACACGTTGGCTGCAGATGCGGTGATCAACTTGCTGGCCAGTCTGGCAAAAGATCGCGGTACTGCCATCTTGTTGGTCACCCACGAACCCCGCTTTACCGCTTGGGCCGATCGCGTTATTTACCTACGTGATGGACAAGTGGTTGACGAATCGATCATGAGCTCGTCGGCTATAGCAGAAGGAACGGTATTGCCATGA
- a CDS encoding DUF222 domain-containing protein, which translates to MNPTPPPPPGGETPPKPQHPPSAFLSPPNPPTPVANSSTPGLSTPVFSAIPNPVSPSSRSLDVDLEAMLSDEVNQRFLGLVSEVVGLVERVDVGLWSAPAQAEVLVGLLGFQTQIEAVVSQLAGLVDASMFWSTDGSRSAGAWLERQSGRDRKETNQIFRTGRDLREMPETENGFGAGVLSGRHVRVLAKAKNKVPELFG; encoded by the coding sequence ATGAACCCCACACCGCCGCCTCCACCAGGAGGTGAAACCCCACCCAAACCCCAGCATCCGCCGTCCGCGTTTTTATCCCCGCCAAACCCCCCAACGCCGGTCGCGAACAGTTCGACGCCAGGTCTCTCCACACCGGTATTTAGTGCCATTCCAAATCCTGTCTCCCCAAGTTCTCGCTCCTTGGATGTCGACCTTGAGGCGATGTTGTCGGATGAGGTGAATCAACGGTTTTTGGGTTTGGTGTCTGAGGTGGTTGGGCTTGTTGAGCGGGTTGATGTTGGTTTGTGGTCAGCGCCGGCCCAGGCTGAGGTTTTGGTTGGTTTGTTGGGTTTCCAAACCCAGATCGAGGCTGTTGTTTCTCAGCTGGCTGGGTTGGTGGATGCTTCTATGTTTTGGTCAACCGATGGGTCACGCTCAGCTGGGGCTTGGTTAGAACGTCAAAGTGGTCGTGATCGTAAAGAAACCAACCAGATCTTTAGAACCGGTCGTGATTTACGCGAGATGCCTGAAACCGAAAACGGTTTTGGTGCTGGGGTGTTGTCTGGTCGTCATGTGCGGGTTTTGGCTAAAGCTAAAAACAAGGTTCCCGAGCTGTTTGGGGA
- the cobN gene encoding cobaltochelatase subunit CobN → MILFGSNVDTELLALRSIIDDLPEELGPVDWFNPDRIEGLPPLDQVSMVVLRLLGGEEAWSPNFRQLQQVCQELNIALVAAGGENHPDAELLEASSVPSGVAEEAHRYLSAGGPENVGNLLRFLSDTVNMTGVGFDRPIEIPEYGVWNGAGLGKTGLPRNPSRPLVAVVFYRAHLVAGNTSYVSDLCRAIEDAGGEAIAIWTYSLRRDNADGTVAALSLCVEYGADVIITSTLAAGSAADDGDDWYVPGLAEVSVPVIQAPATSRSRQEWLEDDAGLPPHDVATGVAIPEFDGRIIGPTYAFKEVVDEGSHPGAEIIATRADPERSAHLARLAIAHAELGRVETSQRRIAIVLSAYPTNRSRLGNAVGLDTPSSTISLLNALASEGYQLNIIPTNGDALMDELATNFTYDQPQLSAAQLQAAAGSFSATDYQNWFRTLPDDAQSLVENVWGDAPGEVYFHENALHFPGLDLGNVLVSIQPPRGFGTDPIGTYHAPDLPPPHHYLAFYRWLATPQDEGGWGAHAIVHLGKHGSLEWLPGKALAPAAGCFPSAALGEVPFFYPFVVNDPGEGAQAKRRTHAVIIDHLPPPLTRADTYDDLARLEQLLDLYAQSQGMDPAKLPALRAQVWDLMVQAEIHRDLDLGDHRPDDTDFDDLLVHVDGYLCALKDAQIRGGLHTLGRGPSGDELVETILGVTRLPQGNVPSLRESVAAKLGIDLTQEIRSEIDLVEAECRQQVEALASNGWACEETDNETLQWVSKTLVPNLARTSDEVTNLIAALAGRPVPSGPSGAPSRGAAHVLPTGRNFYSLDPKAVPSPLSWEVGNALANKLLERQLKESNEYPRTVGLVLWGTAAMRTAGDDAAMALALLGVKPEWNPENQRITGLRAIPIEELGRPRVDVTLRISGFFRDAFPHMIALLDDAVALVASLDESDRDNPIRAAGVEDARLWGPPPGGYGSGLLEMLADRSWRSETDLAEVYLAWSGFAYGRNRFGEAQPEGMRRRFGAIEIAVKNQDNREHDIFDSGDYAEEHGGMVAAVKALRGEAPKAWFGDSSNPANPQVRSLKEEAARVVRSRVLNPKWIEAMQRHGYKGAFELAATVDYLFNYDATTQVVDDWMYEQVTQAYVADPAMRKFFEASNPWALTSIAEKLLEADERDLWDASKEARQNLVDAILEAEGWEESR, encoded by the coding sequence ATGATTTTATTTGGTTCCAACGTAGACACTGAGCTGCTGGCCTTGCGGTCAATCATCGACGATCTGCCAGAAGAACTTGGCCCAGTTGATTGGTTCAATCCCGACCGCATTGAAGGGTTACCACCACTAGATCAAGTTTCAATGGTCGTGCTTAGGCTCTTAGGTGGTGAAGAGGCCTGGTCTCCTAACTTTCGACAATTACAGCAGGTATGCCAAGAGCTAAACATTGCGTTGGTTGCAGCTGGTGGGGAAAACCACCCTGACGCCGAGCTGTTGGAAGCCTCCAGCGTGCCGAGTGGCGTGGCCGAAGAAGCACATCGCTACCTAAGCGCTGGTGGGCCCGAGAATGTTGGCAATCTTCTCCGTTTTCTTTCCGACACCGTCAACATGACTGGAGTCGGCTTTGACCGGCCAATCGAAATTCCCGAATACGGGGTTTGGAATGGGGCGGGATTAGGCAAAACCGGTCTTCCTCGAAACCCTTCACGGCCTTTGGTGGCAGTGGTTTTCTACCGTGCCCACTTGGTGGCTGGCAATACCTCGTATGTGAGTGATCTTTGCCGGGCCATAGAAGATGCCGGAGGCGAGGCCATCGCGATTTGGACCTATTCACTTCGGCGAGACAACGCCGATGGCACCGTTGCAGCCTTAAGTTTGTGTGTTGAATACGGGGCCGATGTGATCATCACCTCAACTTTGGCGGCTGGTTCGGCGGCCGATGACGGCGACGACTGGTATGTACCTGGTTTGGCCGAAGTCTCGGTGCCAGTGATTCAAGCCCCAGCCACCAGCAGGTCCCGTCAAGAATGGTTAGAAGACGACGCTGGCCTCCCGCCCCACGATGTTGCCACCGGGGTTGCCATCCCTGAATTCGATGGTCGAATCATCGGGCCTACCTACGCCTTCAAAGAAGTTGTGGATGAAGGAAGCCACCCCGGTGCCGAAATTATTGCCACCCGGGCTGACCCCGAACGCAGCGCACACCTGGCCCGACTCGCCATTGCCCATGCCGAACTCGGCCGGGTTGAAACGTCGCAACGCCGTATCGCCATAGTGCTCTCGGCGTATCCCACTAATCGTTCTCGTTTAGGCAACGCCGTAGGGCTAGACACTCCCTCATCTACCATTAGCTTGCTAAACGCCCTGGCTAGTGAGGGATACCAACTCAACATCATTCCAACCAATGGTGATGCGTTGATGGATGAACTTGCCACCAACTTTACCTACGATCAGCCCCAACTAAGCGCTGCCCAGCTACAAGCCGCCGCCGGTTCGTTTAGCGCTACGGACTACCAAAATTGGTTCCGCACCCTGCCCGATGACGCCCAGTCGCTGGTAGAAAACGTGTGGGGTGACGCTCCAGGTGAGGTGTATTTTCACGAAAATGCTCTACATTTTCCCGGCCTCGACCTTGGAAACGTGCTGGTTAGCATTCAGCCGCCCCGAGGTTTTGGCACCGACCCGATAGGCACTTATCACGCTCCCGACCTACCCCCACCGCACCACTATCTAGCGTTTTATCGCTGGCTCGCCACCCCGCAGGACGAAGGTGGTTGGGGTGCTCACGCCATTGTGCATCTTGGTAAACACGGCAGCCTGGAATGGCTACCCGGCAAGGCGCTAGCCCCAGCAGCTGGGTGTTTCCCATCAGCGGCCTTGGGTGAAGTGCCGTTCTTTTATCCGTTTGTGGTTAACGACCCTGGCGAAGGTGCCCAAGCTAAGCGCCGCACCCATGCTGTCATCATTGACCACCTGCCACCGCCGCTGACCAGGGCCGACACCTACGACGATTTGGCTCGGTTGGAACAGCTGCTCGATCTTTACGCCCAAAGCCAAGGCATGGACCCGGCGAAACTGCCTGCACTGCGGGCCCAGGTGTGGGATTTAATGGTGCAAGCCGAAATTCATAGAGATTTGGATTTGGGTGACCATCGGCCCGACGACACCGACTTCGATGACCTGTTAGTTCACGTAGACGGCTACTTGTGCGCACTCAAAGACGCCCAGATTCGCGGTGGTTTGCACACCTTGGGTCGCGGTCCTAGCGGTGATGAACTTGTTGAAACCATTTTGGGGGTGACCCGTCTGCCCCAAGGTAACGTACCGTCGCTGCGTGAGAGTGTGGCTGCCAAACTCGGTATCGATCTCACCCAAGAAATTCGCAGTGAGATAGACCTGGTTGAGGCCGAGTGTCGCCAGCAGGTTGAGGCCTTGGCCTCCAATGGTTGGGCCTGCGAGGAAACTGACAATGAAACGTTGCAATGGGTTAGCAAAACTCTGGTTCCAAACTTGGCCCGAACCAGCGACGAGGTTACCAACCTCATCGCCGCCTTGGCAGGCCGTCCAGTACCCAGCGGGCCAAGCGGCGCACCTAGTCGAGGGGCGGCCCATGTGCTTCCCACCGGACGGAATTTCTATTCGCTCGACCCTAAAGCGGTGCCGTCACCCCTTTCGTGGGAGGTCGGTAACGCCCTCGCCAACAAGCTGCTAGAGCGTCAGCTCAAAGAAAGTAACGAGTACCCCCGCACAGTTGGATTGGTGCTTTGGGGAACCGCCGCCATGCGCACCGCGGGTGACGACGCCGCTATGGCCTTGGCCCTGCTGGGCGTAAAACCCGAATGGAACCCAGAGAACCAACGCATAACCGGCCTTCGTGCCATACCGATAGAAGAACTGGGCCGCCCCCGGGTAGATGTCACGCTGCGGATAAGCGGTTTCTTCCGCGATGCCTTCCCCCATATGATTGCTTTGTTGGATGACGCGGTGGCGCTGGTGGCTTCCCTCGATGAAAGCGACCGCGACAACCCTATTCGGGCCGCTGGAGTTGAGGATGCTCGCCTCTGGGGTCCACCACCTGGTGGTTACGGCTCGGGTTTGCTTGAAATGTTGGCGGATCGGTCGTGGCGTAGTGAAACCGACCTGGCCGAGGTGTATTTGGCCTGGTCGGGCTTTGCCTACGGTCGTAACCGCTTTGGTGAAGCACAACCCGAGGGTATGCGTCGACGCTTCGGTGCCATCGAAATAGCCGTCAAGAATCAAGACAATCGTGAACACGATATTTTCGATTCGGGAGACTACGCCGAAGAACATGGCGGCATGGTGGCAGCGGTAAAGGCGTTACGCGGTGAAGCCCCCAAAGCCTGGTTTGGTGACTCATCGAACCCGGCCAATCCCCAAGTGCGGTCATTGAAGGAAGAAGCCGCCCGGGTAGTACGGAGCCGGGTCCTTAACCCGAAGTGGATTGAGGCCATGCAACGACACGGATACAAAGGCGCTTTTGAGTTGGCCGCCACGGTTGATTATTTGTTCAACTACGACGCCACCACCCAGGTCGTAGATGACTGGATGTATGAACAGGTGACCCAGGCCTATGTGGCTGATCCGGCCATGCGAAAGTTTTTCGAGGCTTCGAACCCCTGGGCGTTGACGTCGATTGCCGAAAAGCTGTTAGAAGCCGACGAGCGTGACTTATGGGACGCCTCTAAGGAAGCCCGCCAAAATTTAGTCGATGCCATTCTCGAAGCCGAAGGTTGGGAAGAGTCCCGATGA
- a CDS encoding site-specific DNA-methyltransferase, translated as MGEHNLFTRVSNNEKPDRETPAKQRGTSTSNFGAGKRESHDSSAFYRRFRAPVISNDDHVAPALPVANPFVLGDARHMDAIADNSVALVVTSPPYFVGKQYEEELARDGIPSTYLEYLEMLRDVFAECVRKLEPGGRLAINVANLGRKPYRSLSSDIIRMFEDDLGLLLRAELIWQKAEGASGSCAWGSFRSAANPVIRDVTERIIVASKGRFDRAQPPKVRAAKGLPHKNTLPADDFMSLTLDLWQVPPESATRVGHPAPFPIELPEALIRLYTYEDDLVLDPFMGSGSTLVAAARLDRRYIGYDLDPSYVELAQRRVADATVSAAQQQEQSAHHALSAISNNPTGASAMNLAKSTLEEAGFSITHTNRRIPKTGVSVSFVATDKNHQTWYFEVAGTAASTRGGMLPNDVVWRSLGRAHALRGAEPLTPLVILTTQLPKARSEGSQALLAAGPKAFFDLITLGDQPSSERLAMYASGHHYQQPLIGFWSDAELSAAIVQG; from the coding sequence TTGGGCGAGCATAACTTGTTTACGCGAGTATCTAATAACGAAAAACCCGATAGAGAAACGCCCGCCAAACAACGCGGAACGAGCACCTCAAACTTTGGAGCAGGGAAACGAGAAAGCCATGACTCCAGTGCCTTCTATCGGCGTTTTCGTGCCCCGGTCATCTCAAACGACGATCACGTAGCGCCAGCGTTACCAGTAGCGAACCCGTTCGTGCTGGGCGACGCCCGCCACATGGACGCAATAGCTGATAATTCAGTGGCGCTGGTGGTTACCTCTCCGCCATATTTCGTCGGCAAGCAGTACGAAGAAGAACTGGCGCGAGACGGCATTCCCTCCACCTATCTCGAATATCTTGAAATGTTGCGAGACGTATTTGCCGAGTGCGTGCGAAAGCTGGAACCGGGCGGGCGCCTGGCCATTAACGTGGCCAACCTTGGCCGCAAGCCGTACCGCAGCCTGTCATCCGACATCATTCGGATGTTTGAAGATGACTTAGGCCTACTGCTTCGAGCAGAACTGATTTGGCAAAAGGCCGAGGGTGCCAGCGGTTCATGCGCCTGGGGCTCGTTTCGAAGCGCCGCCAATCCAGTCATCCGTGACGTGACCGAGCGCATCATTGTGGCAAGCAAAGGCCGCTTTGACCGGGCTCAGCCGCCCAAAGTCAGGGCCGCCAAAGGACTACCACACAAGAACACCTTGCCCGCCGACGACTTCATGTCACTCACCCTCGATCTGTGGCAGGTTCCACCCGAGAGCGCCACCCGGGTAGGCCACCCTGCCCCGTTTCCTATTGAACTCCCAGAAGCACTAATTCGCCTCTACACCTACGAAGACGATTTGGTGCTTGACCCGTTTATGGGCAGTGGATCAACGCTGGTGGCAGCAGCGCGGCTAGACCGGCGCTATATCGGCTACGACCTTGACCCCAGCTACGTTGAACTAGCGCAAAGACGAGTGGCCGACGCTACTGTCTCAGCTGCACAACAGCAGGAACAATCGGCGCATCACGCTTTGTCAGCGATCAGCAACAATCCTACGGGCGCGTCGGCAATGAACCTGGCCAAGTCGACCCTCGAAGAGGCTGGCTTTTCAATCACTCACACCAACCGACGGATTCCCAAGACCGGCGTTAGCGTAAGCTTTGTTGCTACCGATAAAAACCATCAGACCTGGTATTTTGAGGTAGCCGGAACTGCAGCTTCGACTCGGGGAGGCATGTTGCCAAACGATGTAGTTTGGCGGAGTTTAGGCCGAGCTCATGCTTTACGAGGTGCTGAACCTCTCACGCCACTGGTTATTCTCACCACCCAGTTGCCAAAAGCACGTAGTGAAGGTTCCCAAGCACTATTAGCTGCTGGTCCGAAAGCATTTTTCGATCTCATCACACTGGGTGATCAACCAAGCTCAGAGCGTTTGGCTATGTACGCCAGCGGTCACCACTATCAACAGCCACTCATTGGGTTCTGGAGCGACGCAGAATTATCGGCCGCGATTGTACAAGGCTGA